ATGATATTTTTGCACTCAAACTTAAGGCCGACGAAGAAGTCTCATGGCATTTTTGAACTTAATGTGCCTTCGCTAACTCCTTTTCAAATTGAACCCTTTTTTCTCTAGTAACCGCAATGGCCAATAGATGGATACAGCTTGTTTAGGGGTCACTGGCTTATGGTATATCAAATTGGACATCCGTGGCTCACTCCTGGGTGAGATCTCAGTTCGATGGTGTCAGTACATCCTATATGAGATAAGTTTGAGATTATGTTAAGCGTCCGAAATATATAGGAATCTGACCAAGTCACAGAAGACAAAAATGGGTTTCATTTTGAATTGACACAAAACAGATAGAATATCTTATTACCACGAACatgatggagaaaatccTTCCTTCCATCTCAACAGTACTCGAGGCAATCTAGAGATAGTGTATACAGAAATTGAGGCTTCTGTAACTACTCATGCAGACGCTTGAGAAGGGAGCAGGACATGGATATCTTGATTTCAAAAGGTGATCTGGCGTATTTTGTGTCATCAAGAACTATGCTCACCCAGTTTTTGACTTCAATTGGGAGTTGTTGGCTAAGGTACTTTGGAGAGTTTAATGAATTGACTAAACACTAACAATACTACCTAATTGTTTCTATGAGGTTCAGATGCGGACAAAAGGCTACAGGTCACGGTCTCTGCGGAATTGAAATCGCCTAGTTGGAATTCTATTTCCATTGTAAACCTAAATAGGGGGTGAAAATTTTTGAGACCTATTTTTGCCAAGATTCGCTAATCAAGTTTTGCCCGTCAAATGCTGCTGAATACAATCAAGGGGTGTTTTGCATAATGTGATTCAAACCCTTTGTTCGTATATGAATTAATTTCCATCCCCACATCTGGAGGCACCATTGAGCACTTCACAACCAGTCTGTTCACTGGCTCACAGTAGAGCAACGACGGACTTAGATTCTTGAGGCAAATCGGTATACCTGTTCAGCCACAATTAAATTCCTATCTTTCGGACTTGCTTCTCTCTTTTGAGGAACACGGGGTGTGGGTCTCCGATCATATTGCGATATAGCGGCCGCATCCACGATTCGCGTGTAGATTCCTTATTGGTGAACACGGCTTTACTCCCGGCTCATTTACCGGCTTGTGGACCCTCTCAGTTGtggcttttcaaaaatgatGATGTTTTTTTCAGGATTGATCCCATTTTTGCAGTTTGGTTAGTGGTTTAAGATGGCAGATtccgcaaaaaaaaatttcaagaGTTGCTGACTTAAAATTGCTGCTTTCAGCCGAGTCAAGTGCAGTAGAGGAGTTGTCCCGAGTTTGGCAACTACTCAGGTAATGTAGTTTCCTGACAGCTGACGGGGCgtattttctttctttcaCATTCCGGTCTGCCAGCGCTGTACGCACGGCAGTGCAGaagtcttttttttttttttggcttttttttttcattcATCCGTTTTAAGCAATTCTTCTCCGTGGTGTGATGCGAGCCACACCTTTGTTTCCGCCCATCGCTAGGGTAGTATATAATGCGCTTTCGATCTGCTAGAATTGTACTTCAAAATGTCTAAGGAGACTTCTAGCTCACGCACAGCTTCTGTAACACAGGTTCTTTCAGCTGGCGAAAAAGTGCCCGCTGTCGTGGACCAAAAAAATGCGGACGGCACATTAGCGTTCCTTGAACTCCACGATGAGGACTTCAAGAATTCACCGCTCACAGATGAAGAGGACTCCCGTATGACGAAAAAGGTTTTGATCGCCGTTATTTCTCTGGTCTCTATCATCAACACAATGCTGTATATTGACAAGGCTACCTTATCTTATGCGTCAATTCTCGGATTATATGAGTCAACAGGAATCGGAACTACGGAGTACGACGACTTGAACTCAATTTTCTATACTGGGTACACTGTGGGCCAGGCCTTGAACTTCGTGTTGCAGAAGGTCAATCAAAGGTACTTCCTGACGGTTACACTCTTTGTTTGGGCCATCTTGGTTTTCTGCCACTGTGCCGCTTACAACTTTGTGGGCTTGATTTTCCTCCGCTTGCTGCTTGGTGTCACAGAGAGTGTGGTTGTGCCCGCATTGGAAGTGACTATGCTTCAATTCTTTACTCCGCAACAAAGAGCAACTATCCAGCCTATTTTCTGGGTTAGCTGTGTTGGTCCTCCAAATATTATTGCAGGTTTCATTGCCTATGGAGTTCTGTACGCAACAGGAACCATTCCGCCATGGAAGATTTTCATGATCATTCTTGGTGGTATGACATTAATCGTTACTGCAGTGTGCTGGATTTGGTATCCTGCTGATCCTACGACAGCAAAGTTCCTCACGACGAGAGAGAAATATTtcctcatcaaaaaagttCACGCTACAAGCTCTTCGTCTATTACGCAAACTGTGATTAAACGCGATCAAATTGTCGAATGTCTTCGTGACCCTCTTTCGTGGCTCTTTTCCCTTGCAATGTTTTTGATCATGTTATCGAATAACCTTGCATACCAGCAAAATCTGCTTTATGTCGGTTTGGGTGTGTCCAACTTGGGCTCCACTCTTGTCAGCGTTGCCGGAGCAGGATTTTCTTGGGCTTATATGATATTTGGATCCGTCTTCATCTACTACTTCCCCAACCAAAGCCATTGGGCCACTTTCTTGGGTTGCGTGCCGGCGGTAGCTAGTGGTATAGCTATGGTGACAATTCCTTGGAGCAACAAGCTCGCATTGCTTGCGATGCTGGTGCTTGCAGGAAACACATTTGCGCTGGCCTACATTGTAATCTTGGGATGGAGTACTGCTGCCGCCAGTGGTAACACCAAACGTTATGTCAGACATTTGATGCTTATGGTGTCTTACGGTGTTTCGAACATTATTTCGCCACAACTTTGGAAGGGCAACCAGGGATATTCTGACCATGGCACGGGCCCACGTTACTATGCTGCATGGACTATCCAAATTGTGCTCTCTTGGTTTGGAACAGCCGTGGTTGCGTTCGTGATTCACTACATCCTAAAAGCTAGAAATAAGGAGAGACTAGCAGCAAGAGATGATGACAGCGTCAAGGGAGTTGTTTTGGTGAAAGACCCAGAGACAGGCAAGACAATTGAAGAGGCAGTCGACATTGCTAATCTCGATCTCACCGatctccaaaacaaaaactTTATATATCCTCTATGATCGCCAATCGTCAGACATACCCAGACTTGAGCGAGAGTTCGTTTACGGTTATAATATGCAAGCTGCAGGAAGCACGAGCACTTTCGAGGCAGTATAGAGAGAGATCGGGAGATTGTAGAGCAGTTTTGGGCCAGAACGGGCTTAATTCATCACACGTGCTAAAAATTATTGTGGTCTACAATACTGCATGCAATATATTCACCCGGAATAGTAATtgtaaaataaaaaataatccTTGATACTCCGCTATAAATATGGTCAATCTACCTCACTCTTGACCTCAATGTTTTCCTTTGCAACGACACTTACTCTTGGTGCCATTGTGGTCAATGGCCTCATTTTGCACCCTGGCTACGACCAGGTTGCCACAGACCAGTACAACTTACTAAAGTTCATGGTCGGCGCTGGTCCCTTTGTTGAGCATAGTGGGTTTGGCATTCCACTTGATACTCCTCCTCATTGTGAAATTGAACAGGCACAATTATTCATGCGACACGGGGAAAGATTCCCGACTGAAAGCTCTGGAAAGCAATATAAGAAATTTTATGAGAGACTCAAGAAGGCCAACGTTATCGACTACAAAGGACCTCTAGCCTTTGTCGAGGATCTGGAGTACTTTGTTCCAGACAGCGATAATTATGAACTTGAAACTACAAGGGGCCTGTACTCTGGCCTACTCAATGCCTTCAAGTTTGGTACCTATCTTAGGGAAAGATATGACTCGTTAGTGAATACAAGCGAAGTTCTACCTATATTTGCAGCAAGCGAGGACAGGGTTGTGGACACCGCAAGATCTTTTGGTCGTGGATTTTTTGGGCCGGATTATGGAAAAGGTTGCTCAATCCAAGTCATCAACGAAACAGATACCAGCAAAGGAGCAAATGCCCTGACCACCAAGGACAATTGTCCAACATATAACTCTTCGTTTTACGATTATTCGTTTGGTGATGAGATTTTCCAAAGAGAAGCAGACAGATTAAATGAATTATCTCCCGGCTTCAACATCACCGCCGACGACATTACCACCATGGGAACCTATTGTGCTTACGAAACGAATGTCAAAGGGCATTCGAGCTTCTGCGATGCTCTTTCGAGAGAGGCATTTATTGCTCTGCAATACAATAACGATGTCACCAAGTTCTATGAGTTTGGTCCTGGCTATAACATGAGCGCCGTGGCCGGCGGTGTCTATGCCAATGCTACCGCCAAGTTGCTGCAAGAAGACGGCAAACTTTGGCTTTCCTTTTCCCACGACAACGACTTACTGAACTATATCACTGCTCTTGGACTCATCACCGATACCGAGTTGGGAACAGAAGACGTGGATTTCCACAGAAGTTTCAAAACCTCTGAGCTCGTTCCTCAAGGAGCCAGGCTGATTATCGAGAAACTTAACTGTTCTGACACCTCTTTTGTGAGAACCATTCTAAATGACAAGGTGTATCCTGTTCCAGGATGCTCTTCAGGACCGGGTTACTCTTGTCCACTAGAGGATTACCTTGACATTATCACTCCAGAGGTTGACTATGCCTCCGCCTGTGAGCTTCCAGACGATGCCCCTAAGGAAATTAGCTTTTACTGGGACTGGAAGCCGACCTTTGAAAACAACTAGATATCAATGCAGAGGGCTGGGTCTGCGGCCTACATTCTTTAACACTTTAGATGATACGCAATTGAAGTTCTTGAACAAAAACTATCGTCTGATATTCAAGAGTAGGGTTTAACCTATTAATCTATAGCTTAGAGCCTCTCTGGTTGTAGCTGGCAACACACTCCAGTTCGACTTTCACTTGCTTGTTAGGGAATCCCACAACGACACAAGATCTGGAAGGCATATGAGGGAAGAAGTCTTTGTACACAGAGTTGATAGTGGCAGCATCCTTAGGATCCGC
This portion of the Ogataea parapolymorpha DL-1 chromosome IV, whole genome shotgun sequence genome encodes:
- a CDS encoding Acid phosphatase PHO1 translates to MFSFATTLTLGAIVVNGLILHPGYDQVATDQYNLLKFMVGAGPFVEHSGFGIPLDTPPHCEIEQAQLFMRHGERFPTESSGKQYKKFYERLKKANVIDYKGPLAFVEDLEYFVPDSDNYELETTRGLYSGLLNAFKFGTYLRERYDSLVNTSEVLPIFAASEDRVVDTARSFGRGFFGPDYGKGCSIQVINETDTSKGANALTTKDNCPTYNSSFYDYSFGDEIFQREADRLNELSPGFNITADDITTMGTYCAYETNVKGHSSFCDALSREAFIALQYNNDVTKFYEFGPGYNMSAVAGGVYANATAKLLQEDGKLWLSFSHDNDLLNYITALGLITDTELGTEDVDFHRSFKTSELVPQGARLIIEKLNCSDTSFVRTILNDKVYPVPGCSSGPGYSCPLEDYLDIITPEVDYASACELPDDAPKEISFYWDWKPTFENN
- a CDS encoding putative transporter — translated: MSKETSSSRTASVTQVLSAGEKVPAVVDQKNADGTLAFLELHDEDFKNSPLTDEEDSRMTKKVLIAVISLVSIINTMLYIDKATLSYASILGLYESTGIGTTEYDDLNSIFYTGYTVGQALNFVLQKVNQRYFLTVTLFVWAILVFCHCAAYNFVGLIFLRLLLGVTESVVVPALEVTMLQFFTPQQRATIQPIFWVSCVGPPNIIAGFIAYGVLYATGTIPPWKIFMIILGGMTLIVTAVCWIWYPADPTTAKFLTTREKYFLIKKVHATSSSSITQTVIKRDQIVECLRDPLSWLFSLAMFLIMLSNNLAYQQNLLYVGLGVSNLGSTLVSVAGAGFSWAYMIFGSVFIYYFPNQSHWATFLGCVPAVASGIAMVTIPWSNKLALLAMLVLAGNTFALAYIVILGWSTAAASGNTKRYVRHLMLMVSYGVSNIISPQLWKGNQGYSDHGTGPRYYAAWTIQIVLSWFGTAVVAFVIHYILKARNKERLAARDDDSVKGVVLVKDPETGKTIEEAVDIANLDLTDLQNKNFIYPL